In Terriglobales bacterium, a single genomic region encodes these proteins:
- a CDS encoding helix-turn-helix domain-containing protein translates to MTMRRVGMIGFEGLTALDLVGPSEAFANAYVEDAGGKPQRAYEIVVLGLTRQCFTAADSGLVFRPHTTLERAPELDTLVVPGGPGLREPATQAQVAGWLKQRAGRIRRVASVCTGLYGVAAAGLLDGRRATTHWAHAADAQRRFPRVRLEPDALYIKDGKFYSSAGITAGIDLALTLIEEDLGPRAALAVARELVVYLKRPGGQEQFSEPLRFQTQSADRFADLAAWVAGHLRQDLSVEALAARACLCPRHFTRRFKKALGTTPADFVERLRLDEARRRLSAHGETIEEVADSVGFHSGDAFRRAFERRFGVTPSGYRERFVLGRAAAG, encoded by the coding sequence ATGACGATGCGACGCGTGGGCATGATCGGGTTCGAGGGGCTGACCGCGCTCGACCTGGTGGGGCCGAGCGAGGCTTTCGCCAACGCCTACGTCGAGGACGCCGGCGGCAAGCCGCAGCGCGCCTACGAGATCGTGGTGCTGGGACTGACGCGCCAGTGCTTCACCGCCGCGGATTCGGGGCTGGTCTTCCGTCCCCACACCACGCTGGAGCGCGCCCCCGAGCTGGACACGCTGGTCGTCCCGGGCGGGCCGGGGCTGCGGGAGCCGGCCACGCAGGCGCAGGTGGCGGGGTGGCTGAAGCAGCGCGCGGGGAGGATCCGGCGAGTGGCTTCGGTGTGCACCGGGCTCTACGGCGTGGCCGCAGCCGGGCTGCTGGACGGGCGGCGCGCCACCACGCACTGGGCGCACGCCGCGGACGCGCAGCGGCGCTTCCCGCGGGTACGGCTGGAGCCCGACGCGCTCTATATTAAGGACGGCAAGTTCTATAGCTCGGCGGGGATCACCGCGGGCATCGACCTGGCGCTAACGCTGATCGAGGAGGACCTGGGGCCGCGGGCGGCGCTGGCGGTGGCGCGCGAATTGGTGGTGTACCTGAAGCGGCCGGGCGGGCAGGAGCAATTCTCCGAGCCGCTGCGCTTCCAGACGCAGTCGGCGGACCGCTTCGCCGACCTGGCGGCGTGGGTGGCGGGGCACCTGCGCCAGGACCTCTCGGTGGAGGCGCTGGCGGCGCGCGCCTGCCTGTGCCCGCGGCACTTCACGCGGCGCTTCAAGAAGGCCTTGGGGACGACCCCGGCGGACTTTGTGGAGCGGCTGCGGCTGGACGAGGCGCGCCGCCGCCTCTCCGCCCACGGGGAGACCATCGAAGAGGTGGCCGACTCGGTGGGCTTCCACAGCGGCGACGCCTTCCGCCGCGCCTTCGAGCGCCGCTTCGGAGTGACGCCCAGCGGCTAC